A section of the Mycolicibacterium anyangense genome encodes:
- a CDS encoding Cgl0159 family (beta/alpha)8-fold protein has translation MSSPCKDYADITELRATDPAAITRAWQTRTTRTAIRGNGRLMIVAADHPARGALAVGSRPTAMNSRTDLLDRLRTALADPGVDGVLATSDILDDLLLLGALEDKVVFSSMNRGGLAGSSFELDDRMTAATAKATAAARMNGGKMLCRIDLADPGTVATLAACAQAVDELAAHGLIAMLEPFLSRRVDGKVRNDLSPDAVIKSIHISQGLGSTSAYTWMKLPVVAEMDRVMDATTLPTLLLGGDPTDPDEAFASWEKALALPSVRGLIVGRTLLYPADDDVSSAVATAVAMVR, from the coding sequence ATGTCTAGCCCCTGCAAGGATTACGCCGATATCACCGAACTGCGCGCCACCGACCCCGCCGCGATCACCCGGGCCTGGCAGACCCGTACCACCCGAACCGCCATCCGCGGCAACGGCCGGTTGATGATCGTGGCCGCCGACCACCCCGCCCGTGGTGCGCTGGCTGTCGGATCGCGGCCCACCGCGATGAACAGCCGCACCGACCTGCTCGACCGGTTACGCACTGCGTTGGCCGATCCCGGTGTCGACGGGGTGCTGGCCACCTCGGACATCCTCGACGATCTGTTGCTGCTGGGGGCGTTGGAGGACAAGGTGGTGTTCTCCTCGATGAACCGCGGTGGGCTGGCCGGCTCCAGTTTCGAACTCGACGACCGGATGACCGCCGCGACCGCGAAGGCCACGGCTGCTGCCCGCATGAATGGTGGAAAGATGCTGTGCCGCATCGACCTTGCCGATCCCGGCACGGTAGCGACGCTGGCGGCCTGCGCACAGGCCGTCGACGAGCTCGCCGCACACGGACTGATCGCGATGCTCGAACCGTTCCTGTCCCGCCGGGTCGACGGCAAGGTCCGCAACGACCTCAGCCCCGACGCGGTGATCAAGTCCATCCACATCAGCCAGGGCCTGGGTTCGACATCGGCCTATACCTGGATGAAACTGCCGGTGGTCGCCGAAATGGATCGGGTCATGGATGCCACCACCCTGCCGACCCTGCTCCTGGGTGGCGACCCCACCGACCCCGACGAGGCGTTCGCCAGCTGGGAGAAAGCCCTTGCCCTGCCGTCGGTGCGTGGCCTGATCGTCGGGCGCACCCTGCTCTATCCGGCAGACGACGACGTGAGCTCCGCGGTGGCGACCGCCGTGGCGATGGTGCGGTGA
- the iolB gene encoding 5-deoxy-glucuronate isomerase, whose product MNSTYYIPARSAELPFTVDVTPESAGWTESSLRIVELDESQRIELTTGATEVMILPLVGGGRIMCGDETFELSRRESVFDGPADMVYIGIDKIYTLTGEGRFAMCGARATRSFPNRRVAATDVPVELRGAGNCSRQVHNFGTATTFEADSLIACEVITPSGNWSSYPAHKHDENSDVETQLEEIYYFEIADSPAGTPGFGYHRVYGTPARPIEVLEEVRSGDVVLVPHGYHGPSIAAPGHHMYYLNVMAGSGPNRAWLICDDPNHTWLRDSWEHQEIDPRLPMRTNRGV is encoded by the coding sequence ATGAACAGCACGTACTACATTCCGGCCCGAAGCGCCGAGCTCCCGTTCACCGTCGACGTCACCCCTGAGTCGGCCGGTTGGACCGAATCATCGCTGCGGATCGTCGAATTGGACGAGAGTCAACGCATCGAGCTGACCACCGGCGCCACCGAGGTCATGATCCTGCCGCTGGTCGGGGGCGGCAGGATCATGTGTGGCGACGAGACCTTCGAGCTCTCGCGGCGGGAATCGGTGTTCGACGGCCCTGCCGACATGGTTTACATCGGTATCGACAAGATCTACACCCTGACCGGCGAGGGCCGGTTCGCCATGTGTGGCGCCCGCGCGACTCGATCATTCCCGAACCGCCGGGTGGCCGCCACCGACGTGCCGGTCGAGTTGCGCGGCGCGGGCAACTGCAGCCGGCAGGTGCACAACTTCGGCACCGCAACCACTTTCGAGGCCGATTCCCTGATCGCCTGTGAGGTGATCACCCCCAGCGGTAACTGGTCGAGCTACCCCGCTCACAAGCACGACGAGAACTCCGACGTCGAGACCCAACTCGAGGAGATCTACTACTTCGAGATCGCCGACAGCCCGGCCGGCACCCCCGGCTTCGGCTATCACCGGGTGTACGGCACTCCGGCACGCCCGATCGAGGTGCTCGAAGAAGTCCGCTCCGGTGACGTGGTGCTGGTCCCGCACGGCTATCACGGTCCGTCGATCGCCGCACCCGGCCACCACATGTACTACCTGAACGTCATGGCGGGTTCGGGTCCCAACCGGGCGTGGCTGATCTGTGACGACCCGAATCACACCTGGCTGCGGGACAGCTGGGAGCACCAGGAGATCGATCCGCGTCTGCCGATGCGCACCAACCGAGGAGTCTGA
- the iolD gene encoding 3D-(3,5/4)-trihydroxycyclohexane-1,2-dione acylhydrolase (decyclizing), translating to MVSTAPKSTEKLADTEATVRLTVAQATVRFLANQYVERDGVRTKFFAGCLGIFGHGNVAGLGQALLQDEVHSLAAGREPALRYVLGRNEQAMVHTAVAFARQKDRLATWAVTASVGPGSTNMLTGAALATINRLPVLLLPADTFATRVSAPVLQELELPCAGDVTVNDAFKPLSRYFDRVWRPEQLPAALLGAMRVLTDPVETGAATVSVPQDVQAQAHDWPKSLFAERTWHIARPLPERSVIARAAEIIAAASKPLIVAGGGVHYSAAEQALAALAERTGIPVSESQAGKGSLPFDHPQAVGAVGSTGTTAANALAAEADVVIGIGTRYSDFTSASRTAFNNPEVRFVNINVASLDAVKQGGVSVVADAREALEALAEALDHYTVGDEYRSRITELAAEWDDTVSSVYACEDGVQLNQNQVIGLVNTLSDPRDVVVCAAGSMPGDLHKLWRTRDRKGYHVEYGYSCMGYEIAGGIGVRMADTDRDVFVMVGDGSYLMMATELVTAVQEGVKIIPVLVQNHGFASIGGLSESVGSQRFGTAYRYRGDGGRLDGGTLPVDLAANAASLGADVIKVATAAEFADAVKAAKAADTVTVIHVETDPLVYAPDSQSWWDVPVSEVSSLESTQAAYQRYADWKKVQRPLVNPSDR from the coding sequence GTGGTATCCACCGCGCCGAAGTCGACCGAGAAGCTGGCCGACACCGAAGCCACCGTGCGGCTGACCGTTGCTCAGGCCACCGTCCGGTTCCTCGCCAACCAGTACGTCGAGCGCGACGGCGTGCGCACCAAGTTCTTCGCCGGGTGCCTCGGAATCTTCGGGCACGGCAATGTCGCCGGACTCGGCCAGGCGCTCCTGCAGGACGAGGTCCACTCGTTGGCCGCCGGCCGCGAACCCGCTCTGCGGTACGTGCTGGGCCGCAACGAGCAAGCCATGGTGCACACCGCCGTCGCCTTTGCGCGTCAGAAGGACCGGCTGGCGACCTGGGCCGTCACCGCCAGCGTCGGACCCGGCTCCACCAACATGCTCACCGGCGCGGCGTTGGCGACCATCAACCGGTTGCCGGTGTTGCTGCTGCCCGCCGACACCTTCGCCACCCGGGTCAGTGCCCCGGTTCTCCAGGAACTCGAGCTGCCCTGCGCCGGCGACGTAACGGTCAACGACGCCTTCAAACCCTTGTCCCGTTACTTCGACCGGGTCTGGCGTCCTGAGCAGCTGCCCGCTGCACTGCTCGGTGCCATGCGGGTGCTGACCGATCCGGTCGAGACCGGTGCGGCGACGGTGTCGGTCCCCCAGGACGTCCAGGCGCAGGCGCACGATTGGCCGAAATCGCTGTTCGCCGAACGCACCTGGCACATCGCCCGCCCGCTGCCCGAGCGCTCGGTGATCGCCCGGGCCGCCGAGATCATCGCCGCGGCCAGTAAGCCACTGATTGTCGCCGGTGGCGGTGTGCACTACTCCGCGGCCGAACAGGCTCTGGCAGCCCTGGCCGAGAGGACGGGCATCCCCGTCTCGGAGAGTCAGGCTGGCAAAGGGTCGCTGCCGTTCGACCATCCGCAAGCCGTGGGTGCGGTCGGCTCGACGGGTACCACCGCAGCCAACGCACTGGCCGCCGAAGCTGACGTGGTCATCGGAATCGGCACTCGCTACAGCGATTTCACCTCGGCGTCACGCACGGCGTTCAACAACCCCGAGGTGCGGTTCGTCAACATCAACGTCGCCTCGCTGGATGCGGTCAAGCAGGGCGGCGTCAGCGTCGTCGCCGATGCCCGGGAAGCTCTCGAGGCACTGGCTGAGGCGCTGGACCACTACACCGTCGGCGACGAATACCGCTCCCGCATCACCGAACTGGCCGCCGAATGGGACGACACCGTGTCCTCGGTGTACGCCTGCGAAGACGGGGTGCAGCTCAACCAGAATCAGGTCATCGGGTTGGTGAATACCCTGTCGGATCCGCGTGACGTGGTGGTGTGTGCCGCGGGCTCGATGCCTGGGGACCTGCACAAGTTGTGGCGCACCCGCGACCGCAAGGGATATCACGTCGAATACGGTTACTCGTGCATGGGCTACGAGATCGCCGGCGGTATCGGCGTGCGGATGGCCGACACCGACCGCGACGTGTTCGTCATGGTCGGCGACGGCTCCTACCTGATGATGGCCACCGAATTGGTGACCGCCGTCCAGGAGGGCGTCAAGATCATCCCGGTACTGGTGCAGAACCACGGATTCGCCTCCATCGGTGGACTTTCAGAGTCAGTGGGTTCGCAGCGGTTCGGTACCGCCTACCGCTACCGCGGTGACGGCGGGCGCCTGGACGGCGGCACGCTTCCGGTCGATCTGGCCGCCAATGCCGCGAGCCTGGGCGCCGACGTCATCAAGGTCGCCACCGCCGCCGAGTTCGCCGACGCGGTCAAGGCCGCCAAGGCGGCCGACACGGTCACCGTGATTCATGTCGAGACCGACCCGTTGGTCTACGCACCTGACAGCCAGTCCTGGTGGGATGTCCCCGTCAGCGAGGTCTCCAGTCTGGAATCCACCCAGGCGGCTTATCAGCGGTATGCCGACTGGAAGAAAGTGCAACGCCCCCTGGTCAATCCGTCGGATCGATAG
- a CDS encoding sugar phosphate isomerase/epimerase family protein gives MSTILVGSAPDSWGVWFPDDPLQTPYTRFLDEVSAAGYQWIELGPFGYLPTDPGQLSDELAARNLKLSAGTVFEHLHQDDSWSAVWRQIEDVAKLTAAVGGKHVVVIPEMWRDASSGAVLEDRTLSAEQWRKKTRGMNELGKAMFEQYGVRAQYHPHADSHVDTEESVYRFLDGTDGAFVNLCLDTGHISYCGGDNIAIIRRAPERIGYLHLKQVDPRVRARVEAEDLPFGEAVKLGAMIEPPHGIPYMPTLLAEIDKLGIDVFAIVEQDMYPCDPDAPLPIATRTSAYLVSCGVPSVQLR, from the coding sequence GTGAGTACGATTCTGGTCGGATCAGCCCCCGACTCCTGGGGAGTCTGGTTCCCCGACGACCCACTGCAGACGCCCTACACCCGTTTTCTCGACGAGGTCTCGGCCGCGGGATATCAATGGATTGAACTCGGCCCGTTCGGCTACCTACCGACCGACCCCGGGCAACTTTCCGACGAGCTGGCGGCTCGCAACCTGAAGCTGTCGGCGGGCACCGTGTTCGAGCACCTGCACCAGGATGATTCCTGGAGTGCCGTCTGGAGGCAGATCGAAGATGTCGCGAAACTGACTGCCGCCGTCGGCGGTAAGCACGTGGTGGTGATCCCGGAAATGTGGCGCGATGCGTCCTCGGGCGCGGTGCTCGAGGATCGCACCCTCAGTGCCGAACAGTGGCGCAAGAAGACCCGCGGCATGAATGAACTGGGCAAGGCGATGTTCGAGCAGTACGGGGTGCGGGCGCAGTACCACCCACACGCCGACAGCCACGTCGACACCGAGGAGTCCGTGTACCGCTTCCTCGACGGCACCGACGGCGCGTTCGTCAACCTGTGCCTGGACACCGGCCACATCTCTTACTGCGGCGGAGACAACATCGCCATCATCCGACGGGCACCTGAGCGCATCGGCTACCTGCACCTCAAACAGGTCGACCCCCGGGTCCGGGCCAGGGTCGAGGCCGAGGACTTGCCGTTCGGCGAGGCCGTCAAGCTCGGCGCGATGATCGAGCCGCCACACGGAATCCCATATATGCCAACACTTCTCGCCGAGATCGATAAGCTCGGAATCGATGTGTTCGCCATCGTCGAGCAGGACATGTACCCGTGCGATCCCGACGCACCGCTGCCCATCGCCACCCGCACCAGCGCATATCTCGTTTCGTGTGGGGTCCCGTCGGTGCAATTGCGCTAG
- a CDS encoding Gfo/Idh/MocA family protein, giving the protein MSDLRIAVLGAGVMGADHVARITARISGARVSVVNDYLTEKAQQLAASIPGCRAVADPLEAVADVQVDAVLLASPGPAHDKQLLACLEHRKPVLCEKPLTTDVASALEIVRREAELGAPLIQVGFMRRFDHEYAALKAHIDGGGLGQPLVMHCVHRNPAVPPSFDSSMVVRDSLVHEVDVTRFLFGEEIASIQIVRPSPNPLAPQGLQDPQIAIMKTVSGRHVDVELFVTTGVAYEVRTEVVGERGSAMIGLDVGLVRTSAPGTWGGTIAPGFRERFGQAYDTEVQRWVDAVRSGVNVDGPTAWDGYAATAVCEAGVRALDSGDVVPVELARRDG; this is encoded by the coding sequence ATGTCTGACTTGAGGATTGCGGTGCTCGGTGCCGGTGTGATGGGTGCGGACCACGTCGCCCGCATCACCGCACGGATATCGGGGGCCCGGGTGTCGGTGGTCAACGACTACCTCACCGAGAAGGCCCAGCAGCTCGCCGCTTCGATTCCGGGCTGCCGCGCGGTCGCCGACCCGCTCGAGGCAGTCGCGGACGTTCAAGTCGACGCAGTGCTGCTGGCGTCCCCGGGTCCGGCCCACGACAAGCAACTGCTCGCCTGCCTGGAGCACCGCAAGCCGGTGTTGTGTGAGAAGCCACTGACTACCGATGTCGCCTCGGCACTGGAGATCGTGCGCCGTGAGGCCGAGCTCGGCGCTCCCCTGATCCAGGTGGGTTTCATGCGCCGCTTCGACCACGAATACGCGGCACTGAAGGCCCACATCGACGGCGGCGGGCTCGGCCAGCCCCTGGTGATGCACTGCGTGCATCGCAATCCGGCGGTGCCACCGTCATTCGACAGTTCGATGGTGGTCCGGGATTCCCTGGTGCACGAAGTTGACGTGACACGGTTCCTGTTCGGCGAGGAGATCGCCAGCATCCAGATCGTGCGTCCGAGTCCGAATCCCCTTGCACCGCAGGGGTTGCAGGATCCGCAGATCGCGATCATGAAGACCGTCAGCGGCCGCCATGTCGACGTCGAGCTGTTCGTGACGACCGGGGTGGCCTACGAGGTGCGCACCGAGGTGGTCGGGGAACGCGGCAGCGCCATGATCGGCCTGGACGTGGGGCTGGTCCGCACATCGGCGCCCGGCACGTGGGGCGGGACGATCGCCCCGGGCTTCCGGGAGCGGTTCGGACAGGCCTACGACACCGAGGTTCAGCGCTGGGTGGACGCCGTTCGAAGCGGTGTCAACGTCGACGGACCGACCGCATGGGACGGTTACGCCGCGACCGCGGTGTGCGAGGCCGGCGTCCGCGCCCTCGACAGCGGTGACGTGGTCCCGGTGGAACTGGCTCGCCGTGACGGGTAA
- a CDS encoding glutamine synthetase III family protein, with the protein MSGNTVRLQAINSVEAYEPPAISFDPTEEPGEIFGSNVFTKAEMQLRLPKSIYKSVVATIEKGEKLDPAIADSVAAAMKDWALEKGATHYAHVFYPMTGLTAEKHDSFLEPVSDGQTLAEFAGKTLIQGEPDASSFPSGGLRSTFEARGYTGWDVTSPAYILENPNGNTLCIPTVFVSMTGEALDYKTPLLRSQQAMGTHAERILKLFGHKDFDHIVSFCGPEQEYFLVDRHFFLARPDLINAGRTLFGAKPPKGQEFDDHYFGSVPDRVLAFMMDTERELFKLGIPAKTRHNEVAPGQFEIAPMFERANIAADHQQLLMTTFRNIAKKHGMECLFHEKPFAGVNGSGKHVNFSVGNAQFGSLLVPGDTPHENAQFLVFCAAVIRAVHKYAGLLRVSVASATNDHRLGANEAPPAIISIFLGEQLADVFEQIAKGAATSSKGKGSMIIGVDTLPELPTDPGDRNRTSPFAFTGNRFEFRAPGSGQTINVPMIILNTIMADSLDYMATVLEKAVADGQEFDSAVQTLLTEIITEHGAVVFNGDGYSDNWQIEAAERGLPNLKTTPDAIPELIKPEAIALFEKYGVFNERELHSRYEVRLEQYVLTIAVEAKLVLEMGTTVILPAAIRYQTELAQNVATLKAAGVDADTALLTEVSGPISALTAGLADLKAALGTHVEGADAEALHYRDVVLPAMTAVREAADSLEGLVADDLWPLPTYQEMLYIL; encoded by the coding sequence TTGAGCGGAAATACGGTCCGGCTGCAGGCGATCAACAGCGTCGAGGCTTACGAGCCCCCGGCGATCAGCTTCGACCCCACTGAGGAGCCCGGGGAGATCTTCGGATCGAACGTCTTCACCAAGGCCGAGATGCAGTTGCGCCTGCCCAAGTCGATCTACAAGTCTGTCGTCGCCACCATTGAGAAGGGCGAGAAGCTCGACCCGGCCATCGCCGACTCGGTCGCCGCGGCCATGAAGGACTGGGCACTGGAAAAGGGAGCCACCCACTACGCCCACGTCTTCTACCCGATGACCGGATTGACCGCCGAGAAGCACGACAGCTTCCTGGAGCCGGTCTCCGACGGCCAGACGCTGGCTGAGTTCGCGGGCAAGACCCTGATCCAGGGTGAGCCGGACGCATCCAGCTTCCCCTCCGGCGGTCTGCGCAGCACCTTCGAGGCCCGCGGCTACACCGGCTGGGATGTCACCAGCCCGGCCTACATCCTGGAGAACCCGAACGGCAACACACTGTGCATCCCGACGGTCTTCGTCTCGATGACCGGTGAGGCGCTGGACTACAAGACCCCGCTGCTGCGCAGCCAGCAGGCCATGGGCACCCATGCCGAGCGCATCCTGAAGCTGTTCGGCCACAAGGATTTCGACCACATCGTGTCGTTCTGCGGACCGGAGCAGGAGTACTTCCTGGTCGACCGGCACTTCTTCCTGGCCCGCCCGGACCTGATCAACGCCGGGCGCACCCTGTTCGGTGCCAAGCCGCCCAAGGGCCAGGAGTTCGACGACCACTACTTCGGCTCAGTACCCGACCGCGTTCTGGCGTTCATGATGGACACCGAGCGTGAGCTGTTCAAGCTGGGTATCCCGGCCAAGACGCGGCACAACGAGGTCGCGCCCGGGCAGTTCGAGATCGCCCCGATGTTCGAGCGGGCCAACATCGCCGCTGACCACCAGCAGCTGCTGATGACCACGTTCCGCAACATCGCCAAGAAGCACGGCATGGAGTGCCTCTTCCACGAGAAGCCGTTCGCCGGTGTCAACGGGTCGGGCAAGCACGTCAACTTCTCGGTGGGTAACGCCCAGTTCGGCAGCCTGCTCGTGCCGGGTGACACCCCGCACGAGAACGCCCAGTTCCTGGTGTTCTGTGCCGCGGTGATCCGCGCCGTGCACAAGTACGCCGGCCTGCTGCGGGTGTCGGTGGCCTCGGCCACCAACGACCACCGCCTGGGCGCCAACGAGGCCCCGCCGGCGATCATCTCGATCTTCCTCGGCGAGCAGCTGGCCGACGTTTTCGAGCAGATCGCCAAGGGTGCGGCGACCTCGTCCAAGGGCAAGGGCAGCATGATCATCGGTGTCGACACGCTGCCGGAACTGCCGACCGACCCGGGCGACCGCAACCGCACCAGCCCGTTCGCCTTCACGGGCAACCGGTTCGAGTTCCGTGCCCCGGGTTCGGGCCAGACGATCAACGTGCCGATGATCATCCTCAACACGATCATGGCCGACTCGCTGGACTACATGGCCACGGTGCTGGAGAAGGCCGTCGCCGACGGCCAGGAGTTCGATTCCGCGGTCCAGACGCTGCTCACCGAGATCATCACCGAGCACGGTGCGGTGGTGTTCAACGGCGACGGCTACTCCGACAACTGGCAGATCGAGGCGGCCGAGCGGGGTCTTCCCAACCTGAAGACCACCCCGGATGCCATCCCCGAGCTGATCAAGCCCGAGGCGATCGCGCTGTTCGAGAAGTACGGCGTGTTCAACGAGCGCGAGCTGCACAGCCGCTATGAGGTCCGGCTCGAGCAGTACGTGCTGACGATCGCCGTGGAGGCGAAGCTGGTTCTGGAAATGGGGACGACGGTCATCCTGCCGGCCGCCATCCGCTACCAGACCGAGCTCGCGCAGAACGTCGCCACCCTCAAGGCCGCCGGTGTGGACGCCGACACCGCTCTGCTGACCGAGGTTTCGGGTCCGATCTCGGCGCTGACCGCGGGTCTTGCCGACCTCAAGGCCGCGCTGGGCACCCACGTCGAGGGCGCTGACGCGGAGGCGCTGCACTACCGCGATGTCGTGCTGCCGGCCATGACGGCGGTGCGCGAGGCGGCCGACAGCCTCGAAGGCCTGGTGGCCGACGACCTGTGGCCGCTGCCCACCTATCAGGAGATGCTCTACATCCTCTGA
- a CDS encoding LysR family transcriptional regulator, which produces MAGDVLFQHLDYLLALAAERHFGRAAQRCHISQPTLSVAVRRLEHDLGIVIVQRGRRFEGFTEEGQRVVAWAQRIIAERDEMFADLERMQGRLTVTARIGAIPTAVPISPFITTGFLERNPAASVRVEALSSREIARQLADFEIDAGLTYLDDEVLPGTRSVELYREHYVLVAAASNPLMSKRLVSWTDAAALELCALTTRMRNRRILDANMAAEGAPFRPVVEADSVDALYAHLTHPGRATIASTAWLPRLGLPPGFAARPMVTHAPSPVVGLVVLDRAPTSVAAAALVAVATDGDIASRVNDFWNQHVDSESGR; this is translated from the coding sequence ATGGCGGGAGACGTGCTGTTCCAGCACCTGGACTATCTGCTGGCGCTGGCCGCCGAACGCCATTTCGGGCGCGCGGCCCAGCGCTGCCACATCAGCCAGCCGACGCTGTCGGTCGCGGTGCGAAGGCTCGAGCACGACCTGGGCATCGTCATCGTGCAGCGGGGGCGACGTTTCGAGGGCTTCACCGAGGAAGGCCAGCGGGTGGTGGCCTGGGCTCAGCGCATCATCGCCGAACGTGACGAGATGTTCGCCGACCTGGAACGAATGCAGGGGCGGCTGACGGTCACCGCTCGGATCGGCGCGATTCCGACCGCGGTGCCCATCAGCCCGTTCATCACCACCGGCTTCTTGGAGCGCAATCCGGCCGCGTCGGTCCGGGTCGAGGCGCTGTCGTCGCGTGAGATCGCCAGGCAACTGGCCGATTTCGAGATCGACGCGGGACTGACCTACCTCGACGACGAAGTGCTGCCGGGAACGCGGTCGGTCGAGTTGTACCGCGAGCACTACGTCTTGGTAGCGGCCGCCAGCAATCCGCTGATGAGCAAGCGGCTGGTGTCGTGGACCGATGCAGCGGCCCTCGAGTTGTGCGCGCTGACGACCAGGATGCGCAACCGGCGCATCCTGGACGCCAACATGGCTGCCGAGGGCGCCCCGTTTCGCCCCGTGGTGGAGGCGGATTCGGTCGACGCGCTCTACGCCCACCTCACCCATCCGGGCCGGGCGACCATCGCCAGCACCGCCTGGCTACCGCGACTGGGCCTCCCGCCGGGCTTCGCGGCCCGGCCGATGGTCACGCACGCACCGAGTCCGGTCGTCGGACTGGTGGTGCTCGACCGGGCCCCAACCTCCGTTGCGGCGGCGGCGCTGGTCGCGGTGGCCACCGACGGCGATATCGCCAGCCGGGTCAACGACTTCTGGAATCAGCACGTCGACAGCGAGAGCGGTCGATAG